From Thiomicrospira sp. XS5, one genomic window encodes:
- the secY gene encoding preprotein translocase subunit SecY: MKSQSIENSGASGLSQKIFFVLGALIVYRLGTHIPVPLIDPVALAAMFEQQKGTILDMFNMFSGGALERLSILALGIMPYISASIIMQLLTVVSPTLEQLKKDGEAGRRKITQYTRYGTVVLATFQALGVAIALESQNINGMSVVVEPGFLFKVIAVTTLVSGTIFLMWLGEQITERGIGNGISLIIFAGIVAGLPSALGGTFEQVNTGAMHAITAFILLALVFLVIAFVVFVERGQRRIPIHYAQRMRGRKMYGGQEGHLPLKLNMAGVIPPIFASSIILFPATLGGWFGTAENMGWLKDIATTMSPGQPLYILFYAMAIIFFCFFYTAIVFNPNETADNLRKSGAYIPGIRPGQQTARRIDTIMSRLTLAGAIYITLVCLLPEFLILYWNVPFYFGGTSLLIIVIVVMDFMTNIQAHMQSGQYESMMRKANLKGR; the protein is encoded by the coding sequence ATGAAAAGTCAGTCAATTGAAAATTCAGGTGCAAGCGGTCTAAGTCAAAAAATCTTTTTTGTCTTGGGAGCCCTTATCGTATATCGTTTGGGGACTCATATTCCGGTTCCTTTGATTGATCCAGTTGCGCTGGCTGCGATGTTTGAGCAGCAGAAGGGCACAATCCTGGACATGTTTAACATGTTCTCGGGTGGGGCTTTAGAGCGACTGTCCATTCTGGCTCTCGGAATCATGCCTTATATCTCGGCCTCGATCATTATGCAGTTGCTGACCGTTGTTTCTCCAACGCTGGAGCAGTTGAAAAAAGACGGTGAAGCAGGGCGACGTAAAATCACACAATACACTCGTTATGGAACCGTTGTATTAGCAACCTTCCAAGCGTTGGGTGTTGCGATTGCATTGGAGTCCCAAAACATCAATGGGATGTCTGTTGTGGTTGAGCCGGGCTTTTTGTTTAAAGTTATTGCGGTCACGACTCTGGTCAGCGGTACTATATTTTTAATGTGGTTGGGTGAACAAATCACTGAACGCGGCATTGGGAATGGTATTTCGTTGATTATCTTTGCCGGTATCGTTGCCGGATTGCCTTCCGCTTTGGGTGGAACCTTTGAGCAAGTGAATACAGGTGCGATGCATGCCATCACTGCCTTTATTCTGTTGGCCTTGGTATTCTTGGTGATTGCGTTTGTTGTCTTCGTTGAAAGAGGGCAAAGACGCATCCCAATTCATTATGCTCAGCGAATGAGAGGCCGCAAAATGTACGGTGGACAAGAAGGACACCTGCCATTGAAGTTGAATATGGCGGGCGTGATTCCACCCATCTTTGCATCAAGTATTATTCTGTTTCCTGCAACCCTTGGGGGTTGGTTTGGAACAGCAGAGAACATGGGCTGGCTAAAAGACATCGCAACGACAATGTCTCCAGGTCAGCCTCTGTACATCCTGTTCTATGCCATGGCGATTATTTTCTTCTGTTTTTTCTATACCGCGATCGTTTTTAACCCGAACGAAACCGCTGATAATCTGAGAAAGTCAGGGGCCTATATCCCAGGAATCAGACCGGGTCAACAAACAGCTCGTCGTATTGATACGATTATGAGTCGACTGACACTGGCAGGTGCTATTTACATCACGCTGGTTTGTTTGTTGCCTGAATTTTTAATTTTGTATTGGAATGTTCCTTTTTATTTTGGTGGAACATCATTGCTGATTATTGTAATTGTGGTTATGGATTTCATGACGAATATTCAAGCGCATATGCAATCAGGTCAATACGAAAGTATGATGAGAAAAGCTAACTTAAAAGGGCGGTAA
- the rpsM gene encoding 30S ribosomal protein S13 produces MARIAGVNIPVNKHVVIGLRSIYGVGQTTAQTICASTKIDPTTKVRELTEEQLEALRSEVTKYKIEGDLRRDVTMNIKRLMDMGCYRGIRHRRSLPLRGQRTKNNARTRKGPKKPIKR; encoded by the coding sequence ATGGCTCGTATTGCCGGCGTAAACATTCCAGTTAACAAACATGTCGTTATTGGATTGAGATCGATCTACGGTGTTGGACAGACAACAGCGCAAACTATTTGTGCGAGCACGAAAATTGATCCAACAACGAAAGTTCGTGAACTAACTGAAGAACAGTTAGAAGCACTTCGTTCCGAAGTGACTAAGTACAAAATTGAAGGTGATCTTCGTCGTGATGTAACCATGAACATCAAACGTTTGATGGATATGGGTTGCTATAGAGGAATTCGTCACCGTAGAAGTCTTCCTTTGCGAGGACAACGTACCAAAAATAATGCTCGCACTCGTAAAGGGCCTAAAAAGCCTATTAAGCGTTAA
- the rpsK gene encoding 30S ribosomal protein S11: MAKANSRVKKKAKQVVTDAVAHVHATFNNTIVTITDRQGNALCWATSGGSGFRGSRKSTPFAAQVAAERAGQMATEYGVKNMDVMVKGPGPGRDSAVRGLNSVGFKITSIADVTPIPHNGCRPPKKRRV, from the coding sequence ATGGCAAAAGCAAATTCACGTGTTAAGAAGAAAGCAAAACAAGTTGTAACGGACGCCGTTGCGCATGTTCACGCTACTTTTAATAACACCATCGTGACGATTACGGATCGCCAAGGTAATGCACTTTGCTGGGCAACTTCCGGCGGAAGTGGTTTCCGTGGTTCACGTAAAAGTACACCTTTTGCAGCTCAGGTAGCCGCAGAACGTGCTGGCCAAATGGCTACGGAATATGGTGTTAAAAATATGGATGTTATGGTTAAAGGTCCTGGACCCGGCCGTGATTCAGCTGTTAGAGGATTGAACAGTGTTGGTTTTAAAATTACATCGATTGCCGATGTGACACCAATCCCGCATAACGGTTGCCGTCCGCCTAAAAAACGTCGCGTTTAA
- the rpsD gene encoding 30S ribosomal protein S4 codes for MARYIGPKCKLSRREGTDLFLKSGVRSIESKCKIDQLPGQHGAGRKRVTEYGLQLREKQKVRRIYGVLEKKFRLYYKEADRRKGSTGVNLLQLLESRLDNVVYRMGFASTRAEARQLVSHKAIQVNGQAVNIPSYEVSAGDVISIREKSRNQSRIATALELSNQAGNVSWVEVDTSKFEGVFKSVPDRSDLSADISENLIVELYSK; via the coding sequence ATGGCTAGATATATTGGTCCAAAATGTAAACTATCACGTCGTGAAGGAACTGATCTATTTTTGAAAAGCGGTGTTCGTAGCATCGAATCAAAATGTAAAATCGATCAGTTACCAGGTCAGCATGGTGCCGGCCGTAAGCGTGTGACGGAATATGGTTTACAGTTAAGAGAAAAACAAAAAGTTCGTCGTATTTACGGAGTTCTAGAGAAGAAATTCCGTTTGTACTATAAAGAAGCCGACCGTCGTAAAGGGTCAACCGGTGTAAACCTTCTGCAATTGCTAGAAAGCAGATTGGATAACGTCGTTTACCGTATGGGGTTTGCTTCGACTCGTGCAGAAGCAAGACAATTGGTTTCGCATAAAGCGATTCAAGTAAACGGGCAAGCAGTTAATATTCCTTCTTACGAAGTGTCTGCTGGTGACGTTATTAGCATTAGAGAAAAGTCTCGTAACCAATCTCGTATTGCAACTGCACTTGAGTTGAGCAATCAAGCTGGCAATGTAAGCTGGGTAGAAGTTGATACTTCCAAATTCGAAGGTGTATTCAAGTCTGTACCGGATCGTTCCGATTTATCTGCGGATATTTCAGAAAACCTAATTGTCGAGCTTTACTCTAAGTAA
- the rpoA gene encoding DNA-directed RNA polymerase subunit alpha → MQEMLEQLLTPRLVDIKTVSGFNSRVTLEPLERGFGHTLGNALRRILLSSMPGAAIVEAQIDGVLHEYSAIEGVREDVLEILLNLKEVAIKLNETSEAELTLSKKGPAVVTAGDIQLNHDTEIMNPDLIIAHLSEGAELSMKLKVEKGIGYRAAVQADDSESANIGVLKLDASFSPVKTVSYEVQNARVEQRTDLDKLILNVVTDGTLDPEDAIKQAATVLHYQLIAFVDLKHKEIVVQEEEENEFDPIFLQPVDDLELTVRSANCLKAEQIYYIGDLVQRAESSLLKTPNLGKKSLQEIKDVLAQRGLGLGTKLENWPPSSLVSKESA, encoded by the coding sequence ATGCAAGAGATGTTAGAGCAGCTACTAACTCCACGTTTAGTAGATATTAAAACAGTTAGCGGTTTTAATAGCCGTGTAACTCTTGAGCCTCTAGAGCGTGGTTTTGGGCATACTCTAGGGAATGCTTTAAGAAGAATCTTATTATCTTCAATGCCGGGTGCGGCGATTGTTGAAGCTCAGATTGACGGTGTACTACACGAGTATTCGGCTATCGAAGGGGTTCGCGAAGATGTTTTGGAAATCTTGCTGAACCTGAAAGAAGTTGCCATTAAGTTAAATGAAACTTCTGAAGCCGAGTTGACCTTGTCGAAAAAAGGTCCAGCAGTGGTGACGGCCGGAGATATTCAACTGAACCACGACACTGAAATCATGAACCCTGACCTAATCATCGCTCACTTGAGCGAAGGTGCAGAACTTTCAATGAAATTGAAAGTGGAAAAAGGCATTGGTTATCGTGCAGCGGTTCAAGCAGATGATTCTGAATCGGCTAACATTGGTGTTTTAAAACTGGACGCAAGTTTCAGTCCGGTCAAAACCGTTAGTTATGAAGTTCAAAATGCGCGTGTTGAACAGCGTACTGACTTGGATAAGCTGATTTTGAATGTGGTGACTGATGGTACTTTAGATCCAGAAGACGCGATTAAGCAAGCCGCTACGGTTCTGCATTATCAGTTGATCGCCTTTGTTGATTTGAAGCACAAAGAAATTGTCGTACAGGAAGAAGAAGAAAATGAGTTTGATCCGATCTTCTTGCAACCAGTAGATGATTTGGAATTGACGGTTCGTTCAGCGAACTGTTTGAAAGCCGAGCAAATCTACTACATTGGTGATTTGGTTCAGCGTGCCGAGTCCAGCTTGTTGAAAACACCAAACTTGGGTAAAAAATCGTTACAAGAAATCAAAGACGTTCTTGCACAAAGAGGTCTTGGTTTGGGTACAAAACTTGAAAACTGGCCGCCATCAAGCCTGGTGAGTAAAGAGTCAGCATAA
- the rplQ gene encoding 50S ribosomal protein L17, giving the protein MRHRKSGRKLNRNSSHRKAMFRNMSASLIEHEVIKTTVAKAKELRGVAEPLITLAKQDSVHNRRVAFSRLRDKAAVGKLFSELGPRYESRPGGYIRILKCGFRPGDNAPMAYVELVDRPEGAEAESSED; this is encoded by the coding sequence ATGCGTCATCGTAAAAGTGGTCGTAAATTAAATCGTAATAGCTCGCATCGTAAAGCGATGTTCAGAAACATGTCTGCGTCTTTGATCGAACATGAAGTGATCAAAACGACAGTGGCTAAAGCGAAAGAATTGCGTGGTGTTGCTGAGCCGTTAATCACATTGGCCAAGCAAGACAGCGTTCATAACCGTCGCGTTGCTTTTTCACGTTTGCGTGATAAAGCTGCCGTAGGCAAACTTTTTTCAGAATTGGGTCCTCGCTATGAGTCTCGTCCTGGTGGGTATATTCGCATTTTGAAATGCGGTTTCCGCCCTGGCGATAACGCGCCGATGGCCTATGTAGAATTGGTTGACCGCCCTGAAGGGGCTGAAGCCGAATCTTCTGAAGACTAA
- a CDS encoding TatD family hydrolase: MSCFFDTHCHLADDFFTDDLLTSSLLPDSLSHPTLAHYFLSVATSSSDYLKTVDLSVKYPQILSAVGLHPWFIKPDYKQQLLELETFLKRYHGDLSAIGEIGLDKGKGRVEMTWQEAVFEHQLSLAETYQLPVSIHCTKAFNPMLIHLRSSKVPGVMHGFSGGAQMAEEFVEAGQLIGVNSVLLNDNARRYHEMVQAIGLKFLVLESDAPFGMNLPQGNPLSGLGALSIKIADLLQVSPEEVIAKNCENAKRLFLRDTDGRLV; encoded by the coding sequence ATGTCCTGCTTTTTTGATACACACTGTCATCTTGCAGATGATTTTTTTACAGACGACTTGCTAACGAGTAGCTTGTTGCCTGATTCATTATCACATCCTACGCTCGCGCATTATTTTCTCAGTGTCGCCACATCGTCTTCTGATTATCTCAAAACCGTCGATCTCAGCGTTAAGTACCCTCAAATTCTATCAGCCGTTGGCTTACACCCATGGTTTATTAAGCCGGATTATAAACAGCAACTTTTAGAGTTAGAGACCTTTTTAAAACGATATCATGGTGATTTGTCGGCTATTGGCGAGATCGGTCTGGATAAAGGAAAAGGGCGAGTGGAGATGACTTGGCAGGAAGCGGTCTTTGAACATCAGCTTAGCCTCGCCGAAACTTATCAACTGCCGGTTTCAATTCATTGTACGAAAGCCTTTAACCCAATGTTGATTCACTTGCGTTCATCAAAAGTACCTGGCGTCATGCATGGCTTTTCCGGTGGGGCGCAAATGGCTGAAGAGTTTGTCGAGGCCGGTCAGTTGATTGGTGTGAATTCTGTTTTGTTAAATGACAATGCGCGTCGTTACCACGAAATGGTACAAGCGATTGGCCTGAAGTTTTTGGTCTTGGAGTCCGATGCCCCTTTTGGAATGAATTTGCCGCAGGGCAATCCTTTGTCTGGGCTTGGGGCTTTATCTATTAAAATAGCGGACTTATTGCAGGTTTCACCGGAAGAGGTGATTGCAAAAAACTGTGAAAATGCAAAGAGATTATTTTTAAGGGATACCGATGGACGCCTTGTTTGA
- a CDS encoding ThiF family adenylyltransferase: MDALFERSRLVFDDAGIERLKQSHVLVAGVGGVGGFVVEALARAGIGRLTIVDHDQVSPSNLNRQIIALRSTQGQNKAMAMKARIQDINPNCEVTVVEQFLKPEDMDSLLENDFDYVVDAIDSLNCKVALVATAFQKDFKVVSSMGAGRRIDPSKIQITDLSKTHTCGLARNMRQRLKKQRIHKGVKVVFSTELPKDPGPMEEIEGARGRVVNGTASYMPGIFGLMLASLVIQDLAA, from the coding sequence ATGGACGCCTTGTTTGAAAGAAGCCGATTAGTTTTTGATGATGCTGGAATTGAACGCTTAAAGCAAAGCCATGTTTTGGTGGCTGGCGTAGGCGGGGTGGGCGGCTTTGTCGTTGAAGCCTTGGCAAGGGCCGGAATCGGCCGTTTGACGATTGTCGATCATGACCAGGTCTCACCGTCAAATCTGAATCGCCAAATTATAGCTTTGCGATCCACTCAGGGGCAGAATAAAGCCATGGCAATGAAAGCTCGGATTCAAGACATCAATCCGAACTGCGAAGTCACGGTTGTTGAGCAGTTCTTGAAGCCAGAAGACATGGATTCACTGCTTGAAAACGACTTTGATTACGTCGTGGATGCCATTGACAGTTTGAATTGTAAGGTGGCCTTAGTGGCCACCGCTTTTCAAAAAGATTTCAAAGTGGTCTCAAGCATGGGAGCCGGACGCCGTATTGATCCGTCCAAAATTCAGATTACCGATTTGTCGAAAACACACACTTGTGGGCTGGCGCGTAATATGCGGCAACGCTTAAAGAAACAGCGCATTCATAAGGGTGTTAAGGTGGTGTTTTCAACCGAACTGCCAAAAGACCCAGGGCCAATGGAAGAAATTGAGGGTGCACGGGGTCGGGTTGTGAACGGCACCGCGAGCTACATGCCGGGCATTTTCGGTTTGATGTTGGCCAGTTTGGTTATTCAGGATTTGGCGGCTTAG
- a CDS encoding DUF2927 domain-containing protein → MKSSMHILTFALSISLLTNAFGFELSTDWQNPAYIKKAFNEIALKNEYKKTNNRIIKWHEPIYYKYHFFKLPENQLVKTLSEAHLHQLREITGHSILPSHAQHPANFFIIFTKDSSYQEAINDFAPSQVKNLSKDSHCMGRYQTNQRNEITRATVIIPLDHAMSRGLLPACIVEETTQVMGLPNDSDWVNPSIANDKSRIDLLTGLDYILLKLLYSPEIKAGMNQNDIQPIIHRKLQLYQRNGIIRKASHLVNKGGLYPLLN, encoded by the coding sequence ATGAAATCCTCAATGCATATTCTCACTTTCGCACTAAGTATCAGTTTACTAACCAATGCCTTCGGCTTTGAGTTATCGACAGATTGGCAGAATCCGGCTTATATTAAAAAAGCGTTTAACGAAATCGCCCTTAAAAACGAATACAAAAAAACCAATAACCGAATCATCAAGTGGCATGAACCTATTTACTATAAGTACCATTTTTTCAAATTACCGGAAAATCAACTCGTTAAAACGCTCTCTGAAGCCCACCTTCACCAACTGAGAGAAATTACCGGTCATAGCATCCTTCCTAGTCATGCACAGCACCCAGCCAATTTTTTCATCATTTTCACCAAAGACAGTTCATATCAAGAAGCGATTAATGATTTCGCACCCAGCCAAGTCAAAAACCTTTCCAAAGACAGTCATTGTATGGGGCGCTATCAAACCAATCAGCGAAATGAAATCACACGGGCAACCGTTATTATCCCTCTTGATCATGCCATGAGCCGCGGCCTACTGCCCGCCTGCATTGTAGAAGAAACCACTCAAGTCATGGGGCTTCCAAACGATTCCGACTGGGTTAATCCCAGCATTGCCAATGACAAAAGTCGCATTGACCTACTAACCGGGTTGGATTATATATTACTCAAATTACTGTATTCACCTGAAATTAAAGCCGGAATGAATCAAAATGATATTCAACCCATTATTCATCGAAAGTTGCAACTTTACCAGCGGAACGGCATCATTCGCAAAGCCAGCCATTTAGTCAACAAAGGTGGGCTCTACCCGCTTTTAAACTAA
- the uvrA gene encoding excinuclease ABC subunit UvrA, whose product MLEEIIVRGARTHNLKNIDIALPRDKLIVITGLSGSGKSSLAFDTIYAEGQRRYVESLSAYARQFLSVMEKPDIDHIEGLSPAISIEQKSTSHNPRSTVGTVTEIYDYLRLLYARAGTPRCPTHHCDLVAQTVSQMVDHTLELPEGSKCLLVAPVVRGKKGSHQNLLDELQAQGYVRARIDGKLMELGGGIELDKKFKHDIEVVVDRFKIRPDIKQRLAESFETALHLADGIAQVLPMDEDDDFHLLFSERFSCPHCGYSVPELEPRIFSFNNPHGACPTCDGLGVKQTFDPARVIMHPDLSLAGGAIRGWDRRHKYYYDILKAVADHYAFDVETPWTELDKKHQDIILYGSGKEKLPLPHGRYSDTRRFEGVIPNMERRYAETDSKAVRDELERFRVSHLCSSCHGARLNEAARNVFVAEKTLPELTEQPIGELHTFFTDLKLDGTKGQIAEKIIKEVHDRLSFLVNVGLNYLTLNRSADTLSGGEAQRIRLASQIGAGLVGVMYVLDEPSIGLHQRDNDRLLNTLNHLRDLGNTVIVVEHDEDAIRAADYVLDIGPGAGVHGGRVMAQGTPDDIMATKASLTGQYLTGERAIHTPEKRLPRTKSKTLKIQGASGNNLKNVDLEIPAGLLTCITGVSGSGKSTLINETLYKITANQLNKASLEPATYEKVSGLEHFDKVVNIDQSPIGRTPRSNPATYTGLFTPIRELLAATPEARTRGYTPGRFSFNVKGGRCEACQGDGVLKVEMHFLPDVYVACDVCQGARYNRETLQVDYKGKNIHEILEMTVEDARAFFDAIPVIARKLQMLMEVGLGYIKLGQSATTLSGGEAQRVKLAKELSKRDTGNTLYILDEPTTGLHFHDIELLLKVIRNLRDQGNTIVIIEHNLDVIKTADWIVDLGPEGGSGGGEIIAIGTPEDVAKNKHSYTGHYLNKILDAGRRKSG is encoded by the coding sequence ATGCTAGAAGAGATTATCGTTCGTGGCGCACGCACGCACAATTTAAAAAACATCGACATTGCGCTCCCCAGAGACAAACTGATTGTCATCACCGGCCTGTCCGGTTCCGGGAAATCGTCTCTAGCCTTCGACACCATTTACGCCGAAGGGCAACGCCGTTATGTGGAATCTTTGTCCGCCTATGCCCGCCAATTTTTGTCGGTGATGGAAAAACCGGACATTGACCACATTGAAGGTCTGTCACCCGCCATTTCCATCGAACAAAAGTCCACGTCGCACAACCCTCGCTCCACCGTCGGCACCGTCACCGAAATCTACGACTACCTGCGTCTGCTGTATGCTCGTGCCGGCACGCCGCGCTGCCCAACACACCATTGTGATTTGGTGGCGCAAACCGTCAGTCAAATGGTTGACCACACACTGGAATTACCCGAAGGCAGTAAGTGTCTGCTGGTTGCGCCGGTGGTGCGCGGTAAAAAAGGCTCCCACCAAAACCTGTTGGACGAGCTGCAAGCGCAAGGTTATGTCCGCGCCCGTATCGACGGCAAACTTATGGAGCTGGGCGGCGGCATCGAGTTGGATAAAAAATTCAAACACGACATCGAAGTGGTGGTCGACCGTTTCAAAATCCGCCCGGACATCAAACAGCGCCTGGCCGAATCCTTTGAAACCGCTTTGCACCTAGCCGATGGCATTGCCCAAGTGCTCCCCATGGATGAAGACGACGATTTCCACCTGTTGTTTTCGGAACGCTTCTCCTGCCCGCACTGCGGCTACTCGGTGCCGGAACTGGAACCACGCATCTTCTCATTCAACAATCCGCACGGTGCCTGCCCGACCTGTGACGGCTTGGGTGTCAAACAAACGTTTGACCCAGCGCGCGTCATTATGCATCCGGACTTAAGCCTGGCAGGCGGTGCAATTCGCGGCTGGGATCGCCGTCACAAATATTACTACGACATCCTCAAAGCCGTCGCCGACCACTATGCCTTTGATGTGGAAACCCCCTGGACCGAACTGGATAAAAAACACCAGGACATCATCCTTTACGGTTCCGGTAAAGAAAAACTGCCGCTACCGCACGGCCGCTATTCGGACACACGTCGTTTTGAAGGCGTGATTCCAAACATGGAACGCCGTTACGCCGAAACCGACAGTAAGGCGGTGCGCGACGAACTGGAACGCTTCCGCGTATCGCACTTGTGCAGCAGCTGCCATGGGGCACGTCTCAACGAGGCGGCCCGGAATGTATTCGTCGCGGAAAAAACACTGCCGGAATTGACCGAACAGCCCATTGGCGAACTCCACACCTTTTTCACCGACCTCAAACTGGACGGCACCAAAGGCCAGATCGCCGAAAAAATCATCAAAGAAGTGCATGACCGCTTGTCCTTTTTGGTCAACGTCGGCCTCAACTATCTGACCCTGAACCGAAGTGCCGATACCTTATCCGGCGGCGAAGCCCAGCGCATCCGTCTCGCCAGTCAAATCGGCGCCGGCCTGGTCGGCGTGATGTATGTTCTGGACGAACCGTCCATCGGGTTACACCAGCGTGACAACGACCGCCTATTGAATACCCTGAACCACCTTCGAGACTTGGGCAATACCGTTATCGTGGTTGAACACGATGAAGATGCCATCCGCGCCGCCGATTACGTTTTGGACATCGGCCCCGGCGCCGGAGTACACGGCGGTCGGGTCATGGCGCAAGGCACGCCCGACGACATCATGGCAACCAAAGCCTCGCTGACCGGCCAATACCTCACCGGCGAACGCGCCATTCACACTCCGGAAAAACGCCTGCCGCGCACCAAAAGCAAAACCCTGAAAATTCAGGGCGCATCCGGCAATAATTTGAAAAACGTGGACCTGGAAATTCCAGCCGGCTTATTGACCTGCATCACCGGGGTATCGGGTTCCGGCAAGTCGACGTTGATCAATGAAACGCTCTACAAAATCACCGCCAATCAACTGAATAAAGCATCGCTGGAACCGGCCACCTATGAAAAGGTTTCCGGGTTGGAACATTTTGACAAGGTGGTCAACATTGATCAAAGCCCGATTGGCCGCACCCCTCGTTCCAACCCGGCGACTTACACCGGATTGTTTACACCGATCCGCGAACTGCTGGCTGCCACGCCGGAAGCACGAACGCGCGGCTACACGCCCGGGCGCTTCAGCTTTAATGTCAAAGGCGGCCGCTGTGAAGCCTGCCAGGGCGACGGCGTTCTGAAAGTGGAAATGCACTTTTTACCGGACGTCTACGTCGCCTGCGATGTCTGCCAAGGTGCACGCTATAATCGTGAAACCTTACAGGTGGACTACAAAGGTAAAAATATTCACGAAATTTTGGAAATGACGGTGGAAGATGCTCGGGCGTTTTTCGATGCCATTCCGGTCATTGCCCGTAAACTGCAAATGCTGATGGAAGTTGGGCTGGGGTACATCAAGCTCGGACAAAGTGCCACCACTCTGTCCGGCGGTGAGGCCCAACGCGTCAAGCTGGCGAAAGAACTGTCGAAGCGCGACACCGGCAATACGCTCTACATTTTGGACGAACCAACAACCGGTTTGCATTTCCACGACATTGAGCTATTATTAAAAGTCATCCGGAATTTACGCGACCAAGGCAACACCATTGTCATCATCGAACACAACTTGGACGTGATTAAAACAGCAGACTGGATTGTCGACCTCGGACCCGAAGGCGGATCCGGCGGCGGCGAAATCATCGCCATCGGAACACCGGAAGACGTGGCGAAAAACAAACACTCCTACACCGGCCATTACTTGAACAAAATTCTCGACGCCGGCCGGCGTAAAAGCGGCTAA
- a CDS encoding SIMPL domain-containing protein (The SIMPL domain is named for its presence in mouse protein SIMPL (signalling molecule that associates with mouse pelle-like kinase). Bacterial member BP26, from Brucella, was shown to assemble into a channel-like structure, while YggE from E. coli has been associated with resistance to oxidative stress.), with protein sequence MNSILSILVAVTLSQFVFSQAWADEDANRFNRISFAETVTETVNNDQVTVHFLARAQDDDPDTVAREINQQMQQAKRLLDRTSGLRIQTGGYQIHPIYDKNRKIQSWRGQQSLSIETQNTPGLAEILADLQSLLNYNGMQFSVSRQQKERVMSQLLKRGIQAYRDTAKQIARAFGKEAFNITETRIENTMPPGLYRQPRALAMTAMKAESAPVMEAGESDIRLTITGVVTIRNDTF encoded by the coding sequence ATGAATTCAATACTTTCGATTCTGGTCGCCGTCACCCTTTCCCAATTCGTTTTCAGCCAGGCCTGGGCCGACGAAGATGCCAACCGATTTAACCGAATCAGCTTTGCCGAAACCGTCACCGAAACGGTCAACAACGACCAAGTCACCGTCCACTTTCTGGCCCGAGCACAAGACGATGACCCCGACACCGTCGCCCGAGAAATTAACCAGCAAATGCAACAAGCCAAACGGCTCCTGGATCGCACTTCCGGCCTTCGGATTCAAACCGGCGGTTACCAAATTCATCCGATCTATGACAAAAACCGGAAAATCCAAAGCTGGCGCGGCCAACAATCCTTAAGCATCGAAACCCAAAACACACCAGGCCTGGCTGAAATCCTGGCAGACTTGCAAAGCCTACTGAACTACAACGGCATGCAATTTTCGGTATCTCGCCAACAAAAAGAACGCGTCATGAGCCAGTTGTTGAAACGCGGCATCCAGGCCTACCGCGACACAGCCAAACAAATTGCCCGTGCTTTCGGCAAAGAAGCCTTCAACATCACCGAAACCCGCATCGAGAACACCATGCCGCCGGGCCTTTACCGCCAACCGCGTGCTCTGGCCATGACCGCGATGAAAGCCGAATCCGCACCGGTCATGGAAGCTGGCGAAAGTGACATCCGCCTGACCATTACCGGTGTGGTCACGATTCGTAACGATACGTTTTAA